ACCGACAACATCAGGGTTGGTATAAACCCTAAGTTTAGGTCCCATAAATGCATCCTGTACAGCTTCAGCAACTTCTTTTTGTTTGGCTGCTACTACAGTTGCAGTGGGTATATCTTTGCCCACTTCTTCCGCATGATTGGGCCCTGACAAAACGGCAACAGGGTGATTTTCCCCTAATACATCCTGTATAACTTCAGACATCCGCAAAAGGGAGTTTTGCTCAAATCCCTTAGAAGCTGTAACAATAATAGTTTCTTTTGGTATTGTATTTTTGATTTTTTCACAGATAACTCGAACAGCCGAAGACGGCGTCACAATTACAACTATTTCACTTTCAGCAATACATTTATCTATAGATGAGGTTATTTCTACATTAGCGGGAATAATAGCACCTGGTAAATATTTAATATTTTCACGAACTTTATTTAGGTTCTTTGCAGATTCTTCCGTTCTAGTCCACAAAGAAACTTTTCTGCCGTTTTTAGCAAAGCTTGTTGCCAGCGCTGTTCCCCAACCTCCTGCTCCTAAAATTGAAATTTTTCTCAATGTTACTCCCTCCTTTAAATATCACCAATTTTCCTTTCCTGACCGTTTAAAAGTCTTGCAATATTTTGCCGATGGGTAAACCATGCTAAAATTGTTAAAATAAATGTGAGTACAGTATAATAAGCACCATTATCTACTAATAACATAATTAAAAACGGTGCTATCAAAGTAGCAACAAGTGATGCCAAAGACATATATCTAGTAATATAAATAATAGTAGCCATAAGAACAACTAAAATTATAAAAGAAGTAAATGACAAAGCTGCTATTACACCCAATGTTGAAGCTATACCTTTTCCCCCTTTAAAATTAAGAAAAATCGGCCAGTTATGTCCAATAATTACAGCAAGAGCTGAAAAAATTATTAATAATTCATTGTCAAATAATGATATAGCAATTGCAACTGCAAAGTATCCTTTTAAAATGTCCAATATTGATACCGCCGCAAAAGCCTTGATTCCTAAAACCCTATGAACATTTGTAGCTCCTGCATTTCCGCTACCATAATTTCTAATGTCTATACCGGAATGAAGTTTAGAAACAATATAAGCAAATGAAACTGAACCGATAATATAACTTACAATTATCCATAGCCAATTAAGCAATGTTATCCCTCCTTTTATTCACTTCTTTGTCTTACACCTATCCTTATCGGAGTCCCCTTAAATCCAAAAGTTTCTCGTAGTTGATTCTCTAAAAACCTAAGATATGAAAAATGCATTAAATCAGGGTCATTTACAAACATAACAAAAAAAGGTGGATTTACTGACACTTGACTTGAGTACATTATTTTCAGCCTCTTTCCTTTATCTGAAGGAGGTGGAGTTATAGATGTAGCTTCTATGATGATTTCATTAAGTAAGCTTGTTGGTATTCTAGTACAGGCATTTTCATACACTTCCTCAGACATAGATATAAGCTTAATAACTCTTTGACCTGTCTTAGCAGACACAAAAAGGATTGGAGCATAATGTAAAAAAGGTAGTTCTCTTCTAACTTCTTTTGTAAAATCATTAGTAGTTTGATTATCTTTTTGAACTAAATCCCATTTATTTACGGTGATAATCGTTGGCTTCCCTTGTTCATGGGCAATACCTGCTATTTTTTTATCCTGTTCTGTTATACCATCTTCTGCATCAATTACTAAAAGAGCAACATTACACCTTTCTATACTTCTTATGGCACGAAGTACACTATAATACTCAATTCCCTCAGAAATTTTACTTTTTCTACGCAAACCAGCAGTATCTACTAAAATGTATTCTTTGTCTTCATAGATAAATTTACTATCTATAGCATCCCTTGTAGTTCCTGGGATATCGCTAACAATTACTCTTTCTTCCCCTAATAATCTATTTACCATCGAAGACTTTCCTGCGTTTGGTTTTCCGATAAACGCTAACTTTAAACTATCTTCATCCTCTTCTGCAGGTGAGCCTGCGGGGAAATTATCGACAATTTCATCTAATAGTTCTCCAACTCCTAAACCATTAGATGCTGAAATAGCAGTTAAGGAGTCAAATCCCAGAGTATAGAACTCATATATGTCACTTTCTTGTTTTTTATACTCTTCAATTTTATTCACAGCTAAAACTACGGGTTTATTTACTTTTCTTAAAATAGACGCTATGTACTGATCCTCAGCTGTAACTCCAACTCTCCCATCTACAACATAAATTATCACATCACATTCATCAACAGCTATTTGTGCTTGTTTTGTTACTTCACCTGCTAAAGAGTCTTCCTTTTCAAAAACCATACCTCCGGTATCAACTACATAAAAACTATTGTTTAACCATTGGGCCTTACTATAAAGCCTATCCCTAGTGGCCCCAGGCTTATCCTCTACAATGGCAAGTCGCTCTGATACCAATCTATTAAACAAAGTTGATTTTCCAACGTTAGGTTTTCCTACTATAGCTACTACTGGTAGTCCCATTTTTTCCCTCCTAAAATTTCTATAATCTCACTAGGCTGATCTACAGCTTTTATCTTAGTGTTAAGTTTTTGCTCTAACTCATTTAATGTCCAACCATCTAAAAAAATTGGGTTATCATCTTTTAAGCAACTTCGAGGAATAAAAATTATATCTCCTGATATTTTATCTTTAAGAGAGTTAAATATATCCTGCCCAGTTAAAAGTCCTGCTACAGTTATTGAACTTCCAAAAAACGAATTTTCTACCATGATGCATTGACTATTTACATTGGAAATTCTATTTAATGTAGAATCCAGACTTTTAACATAATTATATGCCGACTTTGATGTAACTAAGGTTAGCTGCCATTTTTTATGAACCTTAGGCAAACTTTTTTTGACTAATTTTAAATCTTCCATAAATAATGAAATTATTCCAATTCCATTTTCTAACTGAGGATAATCTTCATAATATTCCTTTGAAGGGATATCAGTCTGTGAATTAACGTAGAATTCGTCAGCAGCGTAAATTATTGATTTTCCACACTTTCTTTTATATCTATTTCTATAATAGTCAATAACTTGTATTACTTTTTTACTTTCTTCTTTATTAAACTTTTTAAGCGGGAAGCAACTAGTTCGGTGTGATGTCAATCCTACAGGAACCGCCGATAAAGATAGAAGACTAGGAATTAATTCTTCTAAATCCGTTAAAGTTTTTTCTAGATGTTTTCCATCATTTAAGCCTGGACATAAAACCAATTGTCCGTGAAAATCAATACCTGCATTGGATAATTTATTTAAAATTTGGGTTATTCCTTTTGCTTTGGGAGTTCCCATTAGTTTTTCTCTAGTTTCATCTTCGCTGACATGTATGGATATGTATAAAGGGCTTAGATTTAACTTAATAATCCTTGAAATCTCTTGTTGTGTCAAATTAGTCAAGGTTACATAATTACCATATAAAAAAGATATGCGGTAATCATCGTCTTTAACCCCTAAAGTCTTTCTCATCCCTAGTGGTAGTTGATCTATAAAACAAAAAACACAGTTATTGTGACAGCTCTTGATTTTATCTAATACTGGATTTTCAAAAATTATTCCTAGATCTTCGTGAAATTCTTTTTCAATTTCAAAAATATATTGTTCACCATTGGATTTTTCAATACAAAGACTAATATATTCTTCTGTTTGTAATAAGTTATAATCAATTATATCTTCTGGAACTTGATCATTTATTGCTACAAGAAAATCTCCCTTTTTTATTTTCAGCTGATGAGCAATTGAGTTGGTTGCTGTATCTTTTATTTTATGTTTCATTATATAGTTTCACCTCTGTTTGTTATAACATGTTTAATTATCATATAAAACTATATTTTAGTCAAGATATTGGTGTTTCCTGAACTTATTTGTTTTGCTGCATCAACTGCTTTTATCAATTCTTCCTCTGAATTTATTATGCCTGTTGCAGTTATTGATGTGCCTAATGTTTTAAAATTTAAAACTTTAGATATAAAGCCA
This genomic interval from Proteinivorax tanatarense contains the following:
- a CDS encoding NAD(P)H-dependent glycerol-3-phosphate dehydrogenase, with protein sequence MRKISILGAGGWGTALATSFAKNGRKVSLWTRTEESAKNLNKVRENIKYLPGAIIPANVEITSSIDKCIAESEIVVIVTPSSAVRVICEKIKNTIPKETIIVTASKGFEQNSLLRMSEVIQDVLGENHPVAVLSGPNHAEEVGKDIPTATVVAAKQKEVAEAVQDAFMGPKLRVYTNPDVVGVETGGALKNIIALGAGISDGLEFGDNTKSALLTRGLTEIARLGVAMGGEKMTFAGLSGIGDLVATCTSQHSRNWRAGNLLGQGKSLEEILSETNMVVEGVKTAKSVNHLAEKYGVEMPISKQIYKVLFEDKDPKEAVTDLMLRGKTKEIEEVVMPQDGNW
- the der gene encoding ribosome biogenesis GTPase Der, encoding MGLPVVAIVGKPNVGKSTLFNRLVSERLAIVEDKPGATRDRLYSKAQWLNNSFYVVDTGGMVFEKEDSLAGEVTKQAQIAVDECDVIIYVVDGRVGVTAEDQYIASILRKVNKPVVLAVNKIEEYKKQESDIYEFYTLGFDSLTAISASNGLGVGELLDEIVDNFPAGSPAEEDEDSLKLAFIGKPNAGKSSMVNRLLGEERVIVSDIPGTTRDAIDSKFIYEDKEYILVDTAGLRRKSKISEGIEYYSVLRAIRSIERCNVALLVIDAEDGITEQDKKIAGIAHEQGKPTIITVNKWDLVQKDNQTTNDFTKEVRRELPFLHYAPILFVSAKTGQRVIKLISMSEEVYENACTRIPTSLLNEIIIEATSITPPPSDKGKRLKIMYSSQVSVNPPFFVMFVNDPDLMHFSYLRFLENQLRETFGFKGTPIRIGVRQRSE
- a CDS encoding DUF512 domain-containing protein, which produces MKHKIKDTATNSIAHQLKIKKGDFLVAINDQVPEDIIDYNLLQTEEYISLCIEKSNGEQYIFEIEKEFHEDLGIIFENPVLDKIKSCHNNCVFCFIDQLPLGMRKTLGVKDDDYRISFLYGNYVTLTNLTQQEISRIIKLNLSPLYISIHVSEDETREKLMGTPKAKGITQILNKLSNAGIDFHGQLVLCPGLNDGKHLEKTLTDLEELIPSLLSLSAVPVGLTSHRTSCFPLKKFNKEESKKVIQVIDYYRNRYKRKCGKSIIYAADEFYVNSQTDIPSKEYYEDYPQLENGIGIISLFMEDLKLVKKSLPKVHKKWQLTLVTSKSAYNYVKSLDSTLNRISNVNSQCIMVENSFFGSSITVAGLLTGQDIFNSLKDKISGDIIFIPRSCLKDDNPIFLDGWTLNELEQKLNTKIKAVDQPSEIIEILGGKKWDYQ
- the plsY gene encoding glycerol-3-phosphate 1-O-acyltransferase PlsY; the protein is MLNWLWIIVSYIIGSVSFAYIVSKLHSGIDIRNYGSGNAGATNVHRVLGIKAFAAVSILDILKGYFAVAIAISLFDNELLIIFSALAVIIGHNWPIFLNFKGGKGIASTLGVIAALSFTSFIILVVLMATIIYITRYMSLASLVATLIAPFLIMLLVDNGAYYTVLTFILTILAWFTHRQNIARLLNGQERKIGDI